In Thermospira aquatica, the following proteins share a genomic window:
- the purD gene encoding phosphoribosylamine--glycine ligase, translating to MRVLLLGGGGREAAMAWSITRSSRLSKLYICPGNGGTHQYGTNVEIPLEPPFEMLVKFIQQEKIEMVIVGPEAPLVAGVVDELRKHKIKVFGPKKAAARLEGSKVFMKEFLARHGIPTAYFQVFSRPEDAYRYVEKQNRAFVVKTDGLAAGKGVTVARTKDETMDAIRRMMVDREFGDAGNRIILEDRLDGVEVSVFVVSDGKHFHWLASAQDHKRLLDNDEGPNTGGMGAYAPVPFLDQKMKEIITLNIIEPTIMGLKKEGYPYTGVLYFGLMLTQYGPSVLEYNVRFGDPEAQVILPLMKTSFLDLACATVEEKLHEFQIDFYPGYCVTVVLASEGYPGAYKKGVPIKGDLSTEVDCLVFHAGTKLVAPGQWVTSGGRVLCVTAISSTLSRAIDRAYEKVAKISFDGMQYRKDIGKKGIVMR from the coding sequence ATGCGAGTTTTGTTGCTGGGTGGAGGGGGAAGAGAGGCGGCCATGGCCTGGTCGATTACGCGGAGTAGTCGTCTTTCAAAACTCTATATCTGTCCTGGGAATGGGGGAACCCATCAGTATGGCACAAATGTAGAGATTCCTCTTGAGCCTCCTTTTGAGATGTTAGTGAAATTTATTCAGCAAGAGAAAATCGAAATGGTGATTGTGGGGCCAGAAGCTCCTCTCGTTGCGGGTGTGGTGGATGAGCTTCGTAAACATAAGATCAAAGTTTTTGGTCCAAAAAAGGCTGCGGCACGCCTTGAGGGGAGTAAGGTTTTTATGAAAGAATTTCTGGCGAGACATGGTATTCCTACAGCGTACTTTCAGGTTTTTTCTCGGCCTGAAGATGCCTATCGTTATGTCGAAAAACAAAACAGGGCGTTTGTTGTCAAGACAGATGGGCTTGCCGCAGGAAAAGGGGTGACAGTTGCCAGAACGAAAGATGAGACCATGGATGCTATCCGTCGTATGATGGTGGACAGAGAGTTTGGTGATGCGGGGAATAGGATTATCCTGGAGGATCGGCTGGATGGCGTTGAGGTGAGTGTTTTCGTAGTGAGTGATGGAAAGCATTTTCACTGGTTGGCCTCTGCTCAGGATCACAAGCGGCTTCTTGATAATGATGAGGGACCGAATACGGGGGGTATGGGAGCGTATGCCCCGGTACCTTTCCTTGATCAAAAGATGAAAGAGATCATCACCCTAAATATCATTGAACCTACGATTATGGGACTCAAAAAAGAGGGTTATCCCTATACAGGGGTTCTTTATTTTGGGTTAATGCTCACCCAATACGGGCCGTCGGTGCTTGAGTATAATGTTCGTTTTGGAGATCCTGAGGCTCAGGTGATTCTTCCATTGATGAAAACAAGCTTTCTGGATCTAGCGTGTGCAACAGTGGAGGAAAAACTCCACGAGTTTCAGATCGATTTTTATCCCGGTTATTGTGTAACGGTGGTTTTGGCCTCTGAGGGATATCCTGGAGCGTACAAGAAGGGCGTGCCTATTAAAGGTGATCTTTCTACGGAGGTGGATTGTTTGGTATTTCATGCAGGGACAAAGCTTGTGGCGCCAGGTCAATGGGTTACAAGCGGAGGAAGGGTGCTGTGTGTTACAGCGATATCTTCTACTCTTTCCAGGGCTATTGATCGTGCGTATGAGAAAGTGGCAAAAATTTCTTTTGATGGTATGCAATATCGAAAGGATATTGGAAAGAAAGGAATTGTAATGCGCTGA
- the der gene encoding ribosome biogenesis GTPase Der, with amino-acid sequence MRKDLPIVAIIGRPNVGKSSLFNLLIGERKSIVDETEGVTRDINMELIQTEYGAFYLYDTAGFLKEGDKFNSLVQKKVKEAIEKTDIILFMVDGRNLHPMDKEIASFLHEQEKEVWVIANKLDNPDMEVLAYEFYTLGFKEIIPFSVVHKRGYATLKEKIEIWAKNHGKSITPIQDEIRVAIVGKPNVGKSQLVNTILGYERSLVSDVAGTTRDALDDIFQWEGKTIRLIDTAGIKKKSRVADDVDYYTQVRTIQAIERSEIVVLLIDAVEGLAHSDKVILDMVAEKRRGLVIAFNKWDLKTTSGKDNTEMMKAYDAYFKQELPEFTYIPLHYISAKTGYKVPQLLHRILEIHEWFHKRIETSELNQWLQTIKEANPYKQASNLRVYYGTQIYEAPPGFLFFINKKEHLRKDYPRFLEKRLREAFGFPGIPLKLIFKEKTRDDKS; translated from the coding sequence ATGCGAAAAGATCTGCCTATCGTGGCTATTATCGGACGTCCGAATGTAGGAAAATCTTCGCTTTTTAATCTTCTTATCGGTGAACGAAAATCCATCGTTGATGAAACGGAAGGTGTCACAAGAGACATCAATATGGAACTTATTCAAACAGAGTATGGTGCGTTCTATCTCTACGATACGGCAGGTTTCCTCAAAGAAGGAGACAAATTTAACTCTCTTGTTCAAAAAAAAGTCAAAGAAGCCATTGAAAAAACCGACATTATTCTTTTCATGGTAGACGGGAGGAATCTTCACCCCATGGACAAAGAGATTGCAAGTTTTCTCCATGAACAAGAAAAAGAAGTCTGGGTTATTGCAAACAAATTAGACAATCCTGATATGGAAGTGCTTGCTTACGAATTTTACACTCTGGGTTTTAAGGAAATCATTCCATTTTCTGTAGTTCATAAACGAGGATATGCCACTCTCAAAGAAAAAATTGAAATCTGGGCTAAAAATCATGGCAAGTCTATTACTCCAATTCAAGATGAGATTAGGGTCGCTATCGTAGGAAAACCCAACGTGGGAAAATCCCAGCTCGTTAACACTATCCTGGGATATGAACGAAGCCTTGTGTCTGATGTGGCAGGAACAACCAGAGATGCCTTAGATGATATTTTTCAGTGGGAAGGGAAAACGATTCGCCTGATTGATACTGCCGGTATCAAGAAAAAATCCCGTGTTGCGGACGATGTAGACTACTATACCCAGGTTCGGACTATCCAGGCTATCGAACGCTCTGAGATTGTCGTTCTCCTCATTGATGCAGTTGAAGGACTTGCTCATAGTGACAAGGTCATCCTGGATATGGTTGCCGAAAAACGCAGAGGGCTTGTCATCGCCTTTAATAAATGGGATCTCAAAACCACTTCTGGTAAAGACAATACCGAAATGATGAAAGCATATGATGCCTATTTTAAGCAAGAGCTTCCCGAATTTACGTATATTCCTCTGCACTACATCTCTGCAAAAACAGGATACAAAGTTCCCCAACTTCTCCATCGAATACTCGAAATCCACGAATGGTTCCACAAACGTATCGAGACATCAGAACTTAACCAGTGGCTTCAAACTATCAAAGAAGCAAACCCTTACAAACAGGCATCCAATCTCCGGGTATACTATGGCACTCAAATCTACGAAGCACCTCCGGGTTTTCTCTTTTTTATTAACAAAAAAGAACACCTCCGCAAAGACTATCCCCGCTTTCTTGAAAAACGCCTTCGAGAAGCTTTCGGTTTCCCCGGTATTCCTCTGAAACTTATTTTCAAAGAAAAAACACGGGACGATAAGTCCTAA
- a CDS encoding DUF2934 domain-containing protein: MPPKKSTSTSTETKTTRGSKKKPTLQELQHEIEKRAYEISIERRSRGLHGDELSDWLQAETEIKEKYGL; encoded by the coding sequence ATGCCACCTAAAAAATCTACATCCACTTCCACAGAAACCAAAACCACTCGTGGAAGCAAGAAGAAACCCACTCTTCAAGAGCTTCAACATGAGATTGAGAAAAGGGCCTACGAGATCTCGATTGAGAGACGTTCTCGCGGGCTCCACGGTGATGAACTCTCTGACTGGCTCCAGGCAGAGACAGAGATCAAAGAAAAATACGGACTTTGA
- a CDS encoding SPFH domain-containing protein, producing the protein MESFTLLLTIAVVMIAVIFVISKMVVIIQQAEVMIIERLGKYNRILKAGINIVIPFLEKPRKVKWKVQRKYAEKVYYYITEVERIDLRETLYDFPRQNVITKDNVTIEINALLYFQVIDPYKAAYEIENFPEAIEKLTQTTLRNVIGEMELDETLSSREIINTKLRAILDEATDKWGVKVNRVELQDILPPKEIKEAMEKQMRAEREKREMILRAEGEKQSKILVAQGDKEAYITRAEGEKQNAILRAEGEATAKIRIAEAEAEAIRKIKEALESKSTDPAQYLVALKYIEALKDIAAGNGGKVVFMPYEASSLLSSLGSIKELLKDLK; encoded by the coding sequence ATGGAATCGTTTACACTTCTTCTCACCATAGCGGTTGTTATGATAGCTGTGATCTTTGTCATTTCCAAGATGGTAGTGATCATTCAGCAAGCCGAGGTCATGATCATTGAAAGACTCGGAAAATACAACCGGATTCTCAAGGCAGGTATCAATATTGTCATCCCTTTCCTCGAAAAACCCCGTAAAGTCAAGTGGAAAGTTCAACGAAAATATGCTGAAAAGGTTTATTATTATATTACCGAGGTTGAAAGAATTGATCTTCGAGAAACCTTGTATGATTTTCCCCGCCAAAACGTCATCACCAAAGACAATGTCACCATCGAGATCAACGCTCTTCTCTATTTCCAGGTAATTGATCCTTACAAGGCTGCCTACGAGATCGAAAACTTCCCCGAGGCTATTGAAAAACTTACGCAGACCACCTTAAGAAATGTCATCGGAGAAATGGAGCTAGACGAAACCCTCAGCTCACGAGAAATTATCAACACCAAACTCCGTGCTATTCTTGACGAAGCCACAGATAAATGGGGAGTAAAAGTAAACCGTGTGGAACTCCAGGACATTCTCCCACCAAAAGAGATCAAAGAAGCCATGGAAAAACAGATGCGTGCCGAACGGGAAAAGCGCGAAATGATCCTCCGTGCGGAAGGAGAAAAACAATCCAAGATTCTCGTCGCTCAGGGAGACAAGGAAGCGTACATCACCCGTGCTGAGGGAGAAAAACAAAACGCTATTCTCCGTGCTGAAGGAGAAGCCACTGCCAAAATCCGCATCGCAGAAGCAGAAGCAGAGGCCATCCGAAAAATCAAAGAAGCTCTCGAGTCAAAATCTACCGACCCTGCCCAATATCTCGTTGCCCTCAAATACATTGAAGCCTTGAAAGATATTGCAGCCGGTAACGGAGGAAAGGTTGTATTTATGCCCTATGAGGCTTCTTCGCTTCTCTCTTCTCTCGGCAGTATCAAAGAACTTCTCAAAGATTTGAAATAG
- the queF gene encoding preQ(1) synthase, whose translation MAIHQSWDTSGYTDKQNHIRDLVIEPPLEVIENIYNDRDYVVELVTDEFSSVCPKTGLPDFATVIIRYIPDTYLVEEKALKLYLTSYRNLGIFQENAINKILDDFVAKVSPRWVKVIGNWKSRGGIRVNVEVEWKK comes from the coding sequence ATGGCAATCCATCAAAGCTGGGATACCTCTGGGTATACAGACAAACAGAATCATATCCGAGATCTGGTCATTGAACCACCTCTTGAGGTTATTGAGAATATTTACAATGACAGGGATTACGTGGTGGAATTGGTGACAGATGAGTTTAGTTCGGTTTGTCCGAAGACGGGTCTTCCGGACTTTGCGACAGTGATTATTCGTTATATTCCTGATACCTATCTTGTTGAAGAAAAGGCGCTCAAACTGTATTTGACTTCGTATCGAAACCTGGGGATTTTTCAGGAAAATGCGATAAATAAAATTTTAGATGATTTTGTGGCCAAGGTGTCGCCAAGATGGGTAAAAGTGATTGGTAATTGGAAGAGTCGGGGTGGTATTCGGGTAAATGTTGAGGTAGAGTGGAAAAAGTGA
- a CDS encoding dihydroorotate dehydrogenase electron transfer subunit, with protein MKYEEWAILEDIQVRGEYILLSFHSPMIAKEAQPGQFVNVRVVEALDPLLRRPVSIADCRREKGEIKLLVQIRGKGTALLAQRYRHDRVSLVGPLGRGFPLVNKEVILVGGGVGVAPFVWLQRHYPSSQLVMGFRSEAFIPPLDWFDQSRVVIVTDDGSRGKKGNILTALEEMDLSQKVIFACGPHKMLSAIASFLEKRNFGGDAYFSTESMMACGFGACKGCVIPRKDETYALCCSDGPVFHWKEIAWEK; from the coding sequence ATGAAGTATGAAGAGTGGGCTATTTTAGAAGACATTCAGGTACGAGGGGAGTATATCTTGCTTAGTTTTCATTCTCCGATGATTGCCAAGGAAGCTCAACCAGGGCAATTTGTGAATGTTCGGGTTGTGGAGGCTCTTGATCCCCTTTTACGTCGACCGGTAAGTATTGCTGATTGTAGGAGAGAAAAAGGAGAGATAAAGCTCTTGGTACAAATTCGTGGAAAGGGAACAGCCCTGCTTGCTCAAAGGTACAGGCATGATAGAGTATCTCTTGTTGGTCCTCTTGGGAGGGGATTTCCCTTGGTGAACAAAGAGGTTATTTTGGTTGGTGGAGGAGTGGGGGTTGCACCTTTTGTGTGGTTGCAGCGTCACTACCCCTCATCCCAACTCGTTATGGGATTTCGCTCAGAGGCTTTTATTCCTCCTCTTGATTGGTTTGACCAATCAAGAGTGGTCATAGTGACTGATGATGGTTCGAGGGGAAAGAAGGGAAATATTCTTACAGCTCTGGAGGAAATGGATCTTTCTCAGAAGGTGATCTTTGCCTGTGGGCCTCACAAAATGTTGTCAGCAATAGCAAGTTTTCTTGAAAAGAGAAATTTTGGTGGAGATGCCTATTTTTCCACTGAAAGTATGATGGCTTGTGGATTTGGGGCGTGCAAGGGGTGTGTGATACCAAGAAAAGACGAGACGTATGCTCTGTGTTGTAGTGATGGACCGGTTTTTCACTGGAAGGAGATAGCATGGGAGAAATAA
- a CDS encoding flagellar filament outer layer protein FlaA → MRKGVAFLSILSLLWITTSGFGAIQKKLIHFPTFEANIAKVVEKDEAIRAQNTNSINLKDYGYPEVKFTGADWSLSNWRIILAPSANTTKNNVLSYTKPVKSKRWESEGGTVLGARIHFIEGRFLSWALIKPPFDIFAYYDDGSFVNAEGGEENSLVMGLLANVGQIKSISTWVYGLNYQMQVGIRLRDRMDQTKDFFMGSVWFEGWRKLLWQNPEYTDDVRDRVLQRIPLYPRSYPYVVFDGYIVYKPEIEQGGDFVVYFKDVDMEFDRAIIREEMDIDDEAQWGILAKERLDKRILELKRLSDITQLYEQAKAQQRANAPAQQ, encoded by the coding sequence ATGAGGAAAGGAGTGGCGTTTCTATCTATCCTGAGTCTATTGTGGATAACTACATCCGGGTTTGGTGCTATCCAGAAAAAGCTGATCCATTTTCCCACCTTTGAGGCTAATATAGCCAAAGTTGTGGAAAAGGATGAGGCTATTCGTGCACAAAATACAAACAGCATCAACCTAAAGGATTACGGTTATCCTGAGGTAAAATTTACCGGTGCTGATTGGTCTCTTTCGAACTGGCGTATTATTCTTGCTCCGTCGGCCAATACGACAAAGAACAATGTTCTGTCGTATACGAAGCCGGTGAAGAGTAAACGCTGGGAGAGTGAGGGAGGTACCGTTCTGGGCGCTCGTATTCATTTTATTGAAGGGCGTTTCCTCTCTTGGGCGTTGATAAAGCCTCCTTTTGATATCTTTGCCTACTATGATGACGGTTCGTTTGTGAATGCTGAGGGTGGAGAGGAGAACTCCCTCGTGATGGGGCTGCTTGCTAACGTAGGTCAGATCAAGAGCATTTCTACCTGGGTGTATGGTTTGAATTATCAGATGCAGGTAGGTATTCGGCTTCGCGACCGCATGGATCAGACCAAAGATTTCTTCATGGGTTCTGTATGGTTTGAGGGTTGGAGAAAACTCCTCTGGCAGAATCCTGAGTATACTGATGATGTTCGTGATAGAGTACTTCAGAGGATTCCTCTCTATCCAAGAAGTTATCCTTATGTAGTTTTTGATGGCTATATCGTGTACAAACCTGAAATCGAACAGGGTGGAGATTTTGTTGTCTACTTCAAGGATGTGGATATGGAGTTTGATAGAGCCATCATCCGTGAAGAGATGGATATCGATGATGAAGCTCAGTGGGGTATTCTCGCCAAGGAACGTCTCGATAAGAGAATCCTTGAGTTGAAGCGTCTCTCTGATATTACTCAGCTCTATGAGCAGGCTAAAGCTCAACAGAGAGCCAATGCTCCAGCACAGCAGTAA